A single region of the Streptomyces sp. NBC_01381 genome encodes:
- a CDS encoding D-arabinono-1,4-lactone oxidase, translating into MSTGTGTGSGKSTAAWRNWAGNVSARPAREVTPASVEELAAEVRRAKADGLKVKPVGTGHSFTAAAATDGVLVRPELLTGIRKIDREAGTVTVEAGTPLKRLNEALAREGLSLTNMGDIMSQTVSGATSTGTHGTGRESASISAQITALELVTADGSVLTCSEKENPEVFAAARIGLGALGVISAITFSVEPVFFLTAREEPMTFDRVTREFDALFAENEHFEFYWFPHTGNCTTKRNNRSAGPAAPPGKVSAFIEDEVLSNGLFQVVNSLGRAVPATIPGIAKISSKALSARTYTDIPYKVFTSPRRVRFVEMEYAVPREALVETLRELKTMVERSRLRISFPVEVRTAPADDIALSTASGRETAYIAVHMYRGTPYQAYFTAAERIFTAHEGRPHWGKIHTRDADYFAQAYPRFGEFTAVRDRLDPDRLFGNDYLRRVLGA; encoded by the coding sequence ATGAGCACGGGAACGGGCACGGGCAGCGGGAAGAGCACAGCGGCATGGCGTAACTGGGCGGGCAACGTCAGCGCACGGCCGGCCAGGGAGGTCACCCCCGCGTCGGTCGAGGAACTCGCCGCCGAAGTGCGCAGGGCCAAGGCGGACGGCCTCAAGGTGAAGCCGGTGGGCACCGGACACTCCTTCACGGCGGCCGCCGCGACCGACGGCGTCCTCGTACGCCCCGAACTCCTCACCGGCATCCGCAAGATCGACCGCGAGGCCGGCACCGTCACTGTGGAAGCGGGCACTCCGCTCAAGCGCCTGAACGAGGCCCTCGCCCGCGAGGGCCTCTCGCTCACGAACATGGGCGACATCATGTCGCAGACGGTCTCCGGAGCGACCAGCACCGGAACCCACGGCACGGGCCGCGAATCGGCGTCGATCTCCGCCCAGATCACGGCACTTGAGCTGGTCACGGCGGACGGCTCGGTCCTCACCTGCTCCGAGAAGGAGAATCCCGAGGTCTTCGCGGCGGCCAGGATCGGCCTCGGCGCGCTCGGTGTGATCAGCGCGATCACCTTCTCCGTAGAGCCCGTCTTCTTCCTCACCGCCCGTGAGGAGCCGATGACCTTCGACAGGGTCACCAGGGAGTTCGACGCGCTCTTCGCCGAGAACGAGCACTTCGAGTTCTACTGGTTCCCGCACACCGGCAACTGCACCACCAAGCGCAACAACCGCAGCGCGGGCCCGGCGGCGCCACCCGGCAAGGTGAGCGCCTTCATCGAGGACGAAGTCCTCTCCAACGGCCTCTTCCAGGTGGTCAATTCCCTCGGCAGGGCCGTCCCCGCGACCATCCCCGGCATCGCCAAGATCTCCAGCAAGGCGCTCTCCGCCCGTACATACACGGACATTCCCTACAAGGTCTTCACAAGTCCCCGCCGGGTGCGCTTCGTGGAGATGGAGTACGCCGTTCCGCGCGAGGCCCTCGTCGAGACGCTGCGCGAGCTGAAGACGATGGTCGAACGCTCCCGGCTGCGGATCAGCTTCCCCGTGGAGGTCCGCACGGCGCCCGCCGACGACATCGCGCTCTCCACCGCCTCGGGCCGGGAGACCGCGTACATCGCCGTCCACATGTACCGGGGCACGCCCTACCAGGCGTACTTCACCGCGGCCGAGCGCATCTTCACCGCGCATGAGGGCCGCCCGCACTGGGGCAAGATCCACACCCGCGACGCCGATTACTTCGCGCAGGCCTATCCGCGCTTCGGGGAGTTCACGGCCGTGCGCGACCGCCTGGATCCGGACCGTCTGTTCGGCAACGACTACCTGCGTCGCGTCCTGGGCGCCTGA
- a CDS encoding MFS transporter, translated as MPSPYRAIFAAPGTKGFSTAGFLGRMPLSMMGIGIVTMVSQLTGRYGLAGALSATVALSAAAIGPQISRLVDRHGQRRVLRPATLVSLAAVAGLLLAAKFEFPDWTLFVFAALVGCVPSVGSMIRARWAAIYRDTPQLHTAYSFESVVDEVCFIFGPIISIGLSTVWFPEAGPLLAGVFLAVGVFWLTAQRATEPVPHPREHHTKGSALRSGGLQVLVATFVATGAIFGSIDVVTVAYAEDQGHKAAASLVLAVYALGSCVAGAAFGLMHFKGAPAPRWLLGVCAMAVSMIPLQLVGNLPFLAVALFIAGLSIAPTMITTMALVEQHVPRAKLTEGMTWVSTGLAVGIALGSSAAGWVIDAAGSDAGYGVPGISGAVAVAVGFLGYRRLKKPVPQRGGTHEHGNGHGQREEHSGMA; from the coding sequence GTGCCAAGCCCCTACCGCGCCATCTTCGCCGCCCCCGGCACCAAGGGGTTCTCCACGGCGGGCTTCCTCGGGCGGATGCCGCTGTCGATGATGGGCATCGGCATCGTGACGATGGTGTCGCAGCTCACCGGGCGGTACGGCCTCGCGGGCGCACTCTCGGCGACCGTCGCGCTGTCCGCCGCGGCGATCGGCCCGCAGATCTCCCGCCTCGTCGACCGGCACGGTCAGCGCCGGGTGCTTCGGCCCGCGACCCTGGTGTCCCTGGCCGCGGTCGCCGGGCTGCTGCTGGCCGCGAAGTTCGAGTTCCCGGACTGGACGCTCTTCGTCTTCGCCGCCCTCGTCGGCTGCGTGCCGAGCGTGGGCTCGATGATCAGGGCCCGCTGGGCGGCCATCTACCGGGACACCCCGCAGCTGCACACCGCGTACTCCTTCGAGTCCGTGGTGGACGAGGTCTGCTTCATCTTCGGGCCGATCATCTCGATCGGCCTCTCCACGGTGTGGTTCCCCGAGGCCGGGCCGCTGCTCGCCGGGGTCTTCCTCGCCGTCGGCGTCTTCTGGCTGACCGCCCAGCGGGCCACCGAGCCGGTGCCGCATCCGCGGGAGCATCACACCAAGGGCTCGGCGCTGCGCTCCGGAGGGCTGCAGGTCCTGGTCGCGACCTTCGTGGCGACGGGGGCGATCTTCGGGTCGATCGACGTGGTGACCGTCGCGTACGCCGAGGACCAGGGCCACAAGGCGGCGGCCAGCCTCGTGCTTGCGGTCTACGCCCTCGGCTCCTGCGTGGCCGGAGCGGCCTTCGGGCTCATGCACTTCAAGGGGGCTCCCGCCCCGAGGTGGCTGCTGGGTGTCTGCGCGATGGCCGTGAGTATGATCCCGCTTCAACTGGTCGGGAACCTTCCGTTTCTGGCCGTGGCGTTGTTCATCGCGGGCCTGTCCATCGCGCCGACCATGATCACGACGATGGCCCTCGTCGAACAGCACGTACCACGCGCGAAGCTGACCGAGGGCATGACCTGGGTGAGCACCGGACTCGCGGTCGGCATCGCGCTCGGCTCGTCCGCGGCCGGCTGGGTCATCGACGCCGCCGGTTCGGACGCCGGGTACGGGGTTCCCGGGATCTCCGGGGCCGTCGCGGTGGCGGTCGGGTTCCTGGGGTATCGCCGGCTGAAGAAGCCGGTTCCGCAACGGGGAGGGACCCATGAGCACGGGAACGGGCACGGGCAGCGGGAAGAGCACAGCGGCATGGCGTAA
- a CDS encoding ferrochelatase: MSDALDPTPYDALLLLSFGGPEGPDDVVPFLENVTRGRGIPKERLKEVGQHYFLFGGVSPINDQNRALLDALRKDFVEHGLDLPVYWGNRNWAPYLTDTLRELVQDGHRRVLVLATSAYASYSGCRQYRENLAESLAVLEAEGLELPRVDKLRHYFNHPGFVRPMIDGVLKSLAELPDDVREGAHLAFTTHSIPTAAADSSGRVEDHGDGGAYVKEHLDVARVIADAVRDETGVEHPWQLVYQSRSGAPHIPWLEPDICDHLEERHAAGAPAVVMVPIGFVSDHMEVLYDLDTEADAKAAELGLPVRRSATVGADPRFAGAIRELVLERAAAESGKAVTPCALGSLGASHNLCPVGCCPARAPKPAAAGADSTYA; encoded by the coding sequence ATGTCCGATGCGCTGGATCCCACTCCCTACGACGCCCTGCTGCTGCTCTCGTTCGGCGGCCCCGAAGGCCCGGACGACGTCGTCCCGTTCCTGGAGAACGTGACGCGGGGCCGCGGCATCCCCAAGGAGCGGCTCAAGGAGGTGGGGCAGCACTACTTCCTGTTCGGCGGGGTCAGCCCGATCAACGACCAGAACCGCGCCCTGCTCGACGCCCTGCGCAAGGACTTCGTGGAGCACGGCCTCGACCTGCCGGTCTACTGGGGCAACCGCAACTGGGCGCCGTACCTGACCGACACCCTGCGCGAGCTGGTCCAGGACGGCCACCGCCGGGTGCTGGTCCTGGCGACCAGCGCGTACGCCTCGTACTCGGGCTGCCGGCAGTACCGCGAGAACCTGGCGGAGTCCCTCGCCGTCCTTGAGGCCGAGGGCCTTGAGCTGCCGCGCGTCGACAAGCTGCGGCACTACTTCAACCACCCCGGCTTCGTCCGCCCCATGATCGACGGCGTCCTGAAGTCCCTGGCCGAGCTCCCCGACGACGTCCGTGAGGGCGCGCACCTCGCGTTCACGACGCACTCCATCCCGACCGCGGCCGCCGACAGCTCGGGGCGCGTCGAGGACCACGGGGACGGCGGTGCGTACGTCAAGGAGCATCTCGACGTGGCCAGGGTCATCGCCGACGCGGTGCGCGACGAGACGGGCGTCGAGCACCCCTGGCAGCTCGTCTACCAGTCGCGCAGCGGCGCCCCGCACATCCCGTGGCTGGAGCCCGACATCTGCGACCACCTGGAGGAGCGGCACGCCGCCGGGGCGCCCGCCGTGGTGATGGTCCCGATCGGCTTCGTCTCGGACCACATGGAGGTCCTGTACGACCTCGACACCGAGGCCGACGCGAAGGCCGCCGAGCTGGGCCTGCCGGTCCGCCGCTCGGCCACCGTGGGGGCCGACCCGCGGTTCGCCGGGGCGATCAGGGAGCTCGTCCTTGAGCGGGCCGCGGCGGAGAGCGGCAAGGCCGTCACCCCCTGCGCGCTGGGATCCCTCGGCGCGAGCCACAACCTCTGCCCGGTCGGCTGCTGCCCGGCGCGCGCCCCGAAGCCCGCGGCCGCGGGCGCCGACAGCACGTACGCGTAA
- a CDS encoding inositol monophosphatase family protein codes for MTDLKTELLGVALEAAHRAGAFLRDGRPDDLGVAATKSSAVDVVTEMDIASEKLITDFFAERRPDDGVLGEEGASSEGSSGVQWVIDPIDGTVNYLYGRPDWSVSIAARKDGETLVGVVYAPMRGETYRAVLGEGAFVNDKPAHTRPAPPFGQALVGTGFGYVAERRAHQAEVARQLIPLVRDIRRGGSAAIDLCDVAMGRLDAYYERGLNPWDLAAGDLIAREAGALTGGRPGEVPSGELTIAAPPGLFEDLQARLEQLGAWHD; via the coding sequence GTGACCGACCTGAAAACAGAACTCCTCGGCGTCGCCCTGGAGGCCGCGCACCGCGCCGGAGCCTTCCTGCGCGACGGCCGCCCGGACGACCTGGGCGTCGCCGCCACCAAGTCCAGCGCGGTCGACGTCGTCACCGAGATGGACATCGCATCCGAGAAGCTGATCACCGACTTCTTCGCCGAGCGCAGGCCGGACGACGGCGTGCTCGGCGAGGAGGGCGCGAGCTCCGAGGGCAGCAGCGGCGTCCAGTGGGTGATCGACCCGATCGACGGCACCGTCAACTACCTGTACGGGCGCCCCGACTGGTCGGTGTCCATCGCGGCCCGCAAGGACGGCGAGACGCTCGTCGGCGTCGTGTACGCGCCGATGCGCGGCGAGACCTACCGGGCGGTCCTCGGGGAGGGCGCCTTCGTCAACGACAAGCCCGCACACACCCGCCCGGCACCTCCGTTCGGACAGGCCCTGGTCGGCACCGGATTCGGCTACGTCGCCGAGCGCCGCGCCCACCAGGCCGAGGTGGCCCGCCAGCTCATCCCGCTGGTCAGGGACATCCGCCGGGGCGGCTCGGCCGCGATCGACCTGTGCGACGTGGCGATGGGCCGCCTGGACGCGTACTACGAGCGCGGCCTCAACCCCTGGGACCTCGCGGCCGGTGACCTCATCGCCCGGGAAGCAGGCGCGCTGACCGGTGGACGCCCCGGAGAGGTCCCCTCGGGCGAGCTGACGATCGCCGCCCCGCCCGGCCTCTTCGAGGACCTCCAGGCCCGCCTGGAGCAGCTCGGCGCCTGGCACGACTGA
- a CDS encoding response regulator transcription factor, giving the protein MRVLVVEDEQLLADAVATGLRREAMAVDVVYDGAAALERIGVNDYDVVVLDRDLPLVHGDDVCRKIVELGMPTRVLMLTASGDVSDRVEGLEIGADDYLPKPFAFSELTARVRALGRRTSVPLPPVLERAGIKLDPNRREIFRDGKEIQLAPKEFAVLEVLLRSEGAVVSAEQLLEKAWDENTDPFTNVVRVTVMTLRRKLGEPAVIVTVPGSGYRI; this is encoded by the coding sequence GTGCGCGTACTCGTCGTCGAGGACGAGCAGCTGCTCGCCGATGCGGTGGCCACCGGACTGCGCCGGGAGGCCATGGCCGTCGACGTCGTGTACGACGGAGCGGCTGCCCTGGAGCGCATCGGGGTCAATGACTACGACGTCGTGGTGCTCGACCGGGACCTCCCGCTCGTGCACGGCGACGACGTCTGCCGCAAGATCGTCGAGCTCGGCATGCCGACCCGCGTCCTGATGCTCACCGCGTCGGGCGACGTCAGCGACCGTGTCGAGGGCCTGGAGATCGGCGCCGACGACTATCTCCCCAAGCCCTTCGCGTTCAGCGAGCTCACGGCACGCGTGCGTGCCCTCGGCCGGCGTACGAGCGTGCCGCTGCCGCCCGTCCTGGAGCGCGCCGGCATCAAGCTCGACCCCAACCGCCGCGAGATCTTCCGGGACGGCAAGGAGATCCAGCTTGCGCCCAAGGAGTTCGCGGTCCTCGAAGTGCTGCTGCGCAGCGAGGGAGCGGTCGTCTCCGCCGAGCAGCTCCTGGAGAAGGCCTGGGACGAGAACACGGACCCGTTCACGAACGTGGTCCGGGTGACCGTCATGACGCTGCGCCGGAAGCTCGGCGAGCCCGCCGTCATCGTGACGGTGCCCGGCTCCGGTTACCGGATCTGA
- a CDS encoding HAMP domain-containing sensor histidine kinase, giving the protein MAATPAPPAAPPKPAWDPRKVEVPFPWLRPTIRIRLTLLYGGMFLIAGILLLSIIYLLAAQALNVGSDLPFAIEGGSTVSSKTCHNLPTGSRIPADELNSALNECVNQMRQSALDNLLSRSLLALLGLAVIAFAFGYAMAGRVLSPLGRITRTARRVAGTDLSRRIELDGPDDELKELSDTFDEMLDRLERAFTAQQRFVGNASHELRTPLAINRTLLEVQLSDPAAPPELHQLGKTLLATNERSEQLVEGLLLLARSDNQIVERKPVDLAEVANRAVDQVRSEADAKGVEIRGERGLAIVQGNGVLLERIALNLVQNAVRYNVKEDGWVEVTTEAQHGQAVLVVSNTGPVVPAYEIDNLFEPFRRLRTERTGSDKGVGLGLSIARSVARAHGGRIIAEPREGGGLVMRVTLPL; this is encoded by the coding sequence GTGGCCGCGACCCCGGCGCCACCGGCAGCGCCCCCGAAACCCGCCTGGGACCCCAGGAAGGTCGAGGTGCCCTTCCCGTGGCTGCGTCCCACGATCCGCATAAGGCTCACGCTCCTGTACGGCGGCATGTTCCTCATCGCGGGCATCCTGCTGCTTTCGATCATCTATCTGCTCGCCGCGCAGGCGCTCAACGTGGGCAGTGACCTGCCGTTCGCCATCGAGGGCGGGTCCACGGTGAGCAGCAAGACCTGCCACAACCTGCCGACCGGGTCCCGGATTCCCGCGGACGAGCTCAACTCCGCGCTGAACGAGTGCGTCAACCAGATGCGCCAGAGCGCCCTGGACAACCTCCTGAGCCGTTCACTGCTCGCCCTGCTCGGCCTCGCCGTGATCGCCTTCGCCTTCGGGTACGCGATGGCGGGCCGCGTCCTGTCGCCGCTCGGCCGCATCACGCGCACCGCGCGCCGCGTGGCAGGCACGGACCTGTCCCGGCGCATCGAACTGGACGGTCCCGACGACGAGTTGAAGGAGCTCTCGGACACCTTCGACGAGATGCTGGACCGCCTGGAGCGGGCCTTCACCGCCCAGCAGCGGTTCGTCGGCAACGCCTCGCACGAGCTGCGCACACCGCTGGCGATCAACCGCACGCTCCTGGAGGTGCAGCTCTCCGACCCGGCGGCGCCGCCGGAGCTCCATCAGCTCGGCAAGACGCTGCTCGCCACCAACGAGCGCAGCGAGCAGCTCGTGGAGGGCCTGCTGCTGCTCGCCCGCAGCGACAACCAGATCGTGGAGCGCAAGCCGGTGGACCTCGCCGAGGTCGCCAACCGCGCCGTCGACCAGGTGCGGTCGGAGGCCGACGCCAAGGGCGTGGAGATCCGCGGGGAGCGGGGCCTGGCCATCGTGCAGGGCAACGGCGTCCTCCTGGAGCGGATCGCCCTGAACCTCGTACAGAACGCCGTCAGGTACAACGTGAAGGAGGACGGCTGGGTCGAGGTCACCACGGAGGCCCAGCACGGTCAGGCGGTCCTGGTGGTGTCCAACACCGGACCCGTCGTCCCGGCGTACGAGATCGACAACCTCTTCGAGCCGTTCCGGCGGCTGCGGACGGAGCGCACGGGCAGCGACAAGGGCGTCGGACTCGGCCTGTCGATCGCCCGGTCGGTGGCGCGGGCCCACGGGGGCCGTATCATCGCGGAGCCGCGCGAGGGGGGTGGGCTCGTGATGCGAGTCACCCTGCCCCTCTGA